In Sphingomicrobium sediminis, the genomic window GCTTTGTCTGCCTACTATTCTAAATATCTGATATAGTTATATTTTATGGAACCAGGTGCCATATCAGTGCGTTTTTAAAGACGGCATGACAATTTTCGATCCATACACCTTCGAAAATCGCCCTCGGCAAAAATATGAAGAGGGCGAGAAAGCCTTGGTTACGCGAGCGAGGTGCGAGGAGCCGATAGATCTCGTTGACGATAATGGCGATTATGTCGGCAATACGACACATCTATTTATTTCCAAGGAAGACGGCTCAGTCCGATACGTGAAGATAGCCCGTGGGGGTTTTTTAGGCTTCGGCACGACGAGCAAGGTCCTTCCATGGAAAGA contains:
- a CDS encoding PRC-barrel domain-containing protein; protein product: MTIFDPYTFENRPRQKYEEGEKALVTRARCEEPIDLVDDNGDYVGNTTHLFISKEDGSVRYVKIARGGFLGFGTTSKVLPWKDLEYDASEDCFVLSNANRNEGRGDGARGSSPETGESEKSQRRAGVGLNFLPMA